A genomic stretch from Sulfurimonas sediminis includes:
- a CDS encoding Bax inhibitor-1/YccA family protein, whose product MGLYDRDYARGNTYASHVESRSEAQIVSFVKETYKLFAASMLAGAAGAYVGVPLAASISGLIWPLFFLEIGLLIGLQFVKNKPGINLLVMFAFVFVTGLTTAPLLAYTLGMNGGGAIVGNAFAMTAVVFGAMSFFAIKSTKDFTGYGKPLMIALFVIIGFSIINIFLGNPMFQIIIAGAVVILFSILVIYDTQNIMKGAYQTPIDGAIALYLDFLNIFIALLQLFGIFGNED is encoded by the coding sequence ATGGGACTATATGATCGTGATTACGCAAGAGGTAATACTTATGCTTCACATGTAGAGAGTCGCAGCGAAGCGCAGATAGTCTCTTTTGTAAAAGAGACATATAAGCTTTTCGCTGCATCAATGCTTGCAGGAGCTGCTGGAGCTTATGTAGGTGTGCCTTTGGCTGCAAGTATTTCAGGTTTGATCTGGCCGCTCTTCTTTTTGGAAATCGGTCTTTTAATCGGGTTACAGTTTGTAAAAAACAAACCAGGTATCAATCTGCTTGTAATGTTTGCTTTTGTCTTTGTGACAGGACTTACAACAGCACCGTTATTGGCTTATACACTTGGAATGAACGGTGGTGGCGCAATAGTCGGTAATGCTTTTGCAATGACAGCTGTAGTATTTGGTGCAATGAGCTTTTTTGCTATAAAAAGCACAAAGGATTTTACAGGATACGGAAAACCTTTAATGATTGCTCTTTTTGTAATCATCGGATTTTCAATAATAAACATATTTCTTGGTAATCCGATGTTTCAAATTATCATTGCCGGAGCAGTAGTCATACTCTTTAGCATTCTGGTAATTTATGATACGCAAAATATTATGAAAGGAGCGTACCAAACTCCTATTGACGGTGCCATTGCACTCTATTTAGACTTTTTAAATATCTTTATAGCACTGTTACAACTTTTTGGTATCTTTGGAAATGAAGACTAA